A genomic segment from Diospyros lotus cultivar Yz01 chromosome 5, ASM1463336v1, whole genome shotgun sequence encodes:
- the LOC127801889 gene encoding beta-glucosidase 12-like has translation MAMQQWLLLGILLVLATSLAQTAPAAANDVPANFNRTAFPKNFLFGAASSAYQYEGAFNRGKCIFDTYFHKFPNITPDSSNGDVGDDFYHRYKEDIQRMKKQGLNSFRMSISWPRVLPYGKLSRGVSKEGIKFYNDVIDELLANGITPFVTIFHWDVPQTLADEYGGFLSYNITHDFQDFAELCFKEFGDRVKYWLTVNEPYVFTVSVYQLGALVPERCLGVTSPDCPTSDASTPYTIGHNILLSHAKAVRLYKRKYQPIQKGEIGITLVTQWMVPYNNKSNLDYRAARRALDFMYGWFFHPIVYGDYPRDMRNIVRKRLPKFTPEESASLRGSYDFIGLNYYTTNYAAHVPFDNSAPVSFDADPHANTTTSRNGVPIGTPTGVTTFFSVPWGLRDLLIYTKEHYKNPVIYITENGMGDYNNQTVNEGIKDPQRIDFYYHHLMAVKEAISKGVRVKGYIAWSFLDTFEWGAGFTYRFGLNFVDYTNNLKRTAKASAHWFQKFLLK, from the exons ATGGCTATGCAACAGTGGCTTCTGCTGGGCATCCTGCTAGTCCTCGCCACTTCGTTGGCGCAAACGGCGCCGGCGGCCGCCAATGACGTACCGGCTAACTTCAACCGAACTGCCTTTCCCAAAAATTTCTTGTTTGGCGCCGCTTCTTCTGCCTACcaa TACGAAGGGGCATTCAACAGGGGCAAATGCATTTTCGATACTTACTTCCACAAATTCCCAA ATATCACACCAGACAGCAGCAATGGAGACGTCGGAGACGATTTCTATCATCGTTACAAG GAGGATATACAAAGAATGAAGAAACAGGGATTGAATTCTTTCAGAATGTCCATCTCTTGGCCCAGAGTGCTGCCTT ATGGAAAGCTAAGTCGAGGTGTGAGCAAAGAaggaataaaattttacaacgATGTCATCGATGAGCTTCTGGCCAatg GTATAACACCGTTTGTCACGATCTTTCATTGGGATGTTCCTCAAACCCTTGCAGACGAATATGGTGGCTTTTTAAGCTATAACATTAC GCATGATTTTCAAGATTTTGCAGAGCTATGCTTTAAGGAATTTGGTGATAGAGTGAAGTACTGGCTCACGGTGAATGAGCCATATGTTTTTACTGTGTCGGTTTATCAGTTGGGTGCACTAGTACCTGAACGGTGTTTGGGAGTGACATCGCCTGATTGTCCTACTTCTGATGCTTCAACGCCTTACACTATTGGGCACAACATACTTCTTTCCCATGCAAAAGCGGTCagattatacaaaagaaaatatcag CCAATTCAAAAGGGAGAGATAGGGATAACCTTGGTCACACAATGGATGGTGCCCTATAACAACAAATCTAACCTCGATTATAGAGCTGCTCGGCGTGCACTTGATTTTATGTATGGATG GTTCTTTCACCCAATAGTGTATGGTGACTATCCACGAGACATGCGAAATATTGTAAGGAAACGATTACCAAAGTTCACCCCGGAAGAATCTGCCTCTTTAAGAGGATCTTATGACTTTATTGGACTAAATTACTATACTACAAACTATGCTGCTCATGTTCCTTTCGACAATAGTGCACCTGTTAGCTTTGATGCTGATCCTCACGCTAATACTACAA CTTCGAGAAATGGAGTTCCCATTGGTACTCCG ACAGGAGTCACCACTTTCTTCTCTGTTCCATGGGGACTTAGAGATCTATTAATCTACACTAAAGAGCACTACAAAAATCCTGTTATATACATTACAGAAAATG GAATGGGAGATTACAACAACCAGACAGTCAATGAAGGTATCAAGGATCCACAAAGAATAGATTTCTACTATCACCATCTTATGGCTGTCAAAGAAGCTATAAG CAAGGGCGTTAGAGTAAAGGGCTACATAGCATGGTCATTTCTCGACACATTTGAGTGGGGTGCTGGTTTCACCTACAGATTTGGTCTCAATTTTGTCGATTACACTAACAACTTGAAGCGAACTGCCAAGGCCTCAGCTCATTGGTTTCAAAAATTCCTCCTTAAATAG